A genomic window from Sporosarcina sp. Marseille-Q4063 includes:
- a CDS encoding IscS subfamily cysteine desulfurase — protein MNYFDYAATTPLHPEAALVYTELSISCYGNTSSLHEIGTEAENMLEFCRAELAAMLNVESAGVYFTSGGTESNLLSIISLAKANRAKGNHIITTLGEHPSVDSALEYLKEDGFDITKIPFTKDGLINLDTFKKAIKPNTILVSVQHINPEIGTIQPLEEISEIVKEYGILLHSDCVQSFGKIDLARIVNCVDSLTISAHKTYGPKGVGVAYIHPRHRIIPVFPGLVHESGFKGGTVNVPGIAAFITATKQLTDPQELNEKHTKFRDAFLTKILKYPEFFTVYDCNDRNIQMPQIIGLRITNVEGQLMMLELNRHGFAISTGSACQVGQQTSSKAMMALQVDPQKAKEFIRISFGESTTLTSVDALAEQLVKIRKQIHTTQSASNHKIERTSI, from the coding sequence ATGGAAATACGAGTAGTTTACATGAAATCGGAACGGAAGCTGAAAATATGCTAGAATTTTGCCGTGCCGAACTTGCGGCGATGCTCAATGTAGAGTCAGCGGGGGTTTATTTTACTTCTGGTGGTACGGAGAGCAATTTACTTTCTATTATTTCGTTAGCAAAAGCAAACAGAGCTAAAGGGAATCATATTATTACAACATTAGGTGAACACCCATCAGTCGATTCCGCGCTTGAATATTTAAAAGAAGACGGCTTCGACATAACGAAAATTCCATTTACTAAAGATGGCTTGATCAATTTGGACACATTCAAGAAAGCCATTAAACCAAATACAATTCTTGTTAGTGTTCAACATATAAATCCTGAGATTGGCACCATTCAACCACTTGAGGAAATTTCCGAGATTGTAAAAGAATACGGGATTCTTCTTCATAGTGATTGTGTTCAATCATTCGGAAAAATAGATTTAGCGCGGATTGTAAATTGTGTTGATAGCTTGACAATTTCTGCCCATAAAACATATGGTCCAAAAGGGGTTGGCGTCGCGTACATTCACCCGCGACATCGAATCATTCCGGTCTTTCCAGGCTTAGTCCATGAATCCGGATTTAAAGGCGGAACTGTCAATGTTCCTGGAATTGCCGCATTCATTACAGCGACTAAACAATTGACAGACCCGCAAGAATTAAACGAAAAGCACACAAAATTTCGAGACGCTTTTCTTACAAAAATTTTGAAGTACCCGGAGTTTTTCACTGTATATGACTGCAACGATCGGAACATACAAATGCCTCAAATCATAGGTCTTCGCATCACGAATGTTGAAGGACAACTTATGATGCTCGAGTTAAATCGCCATGGGTTTGCCATTTCAACAGGAAGCGCTTGCCAAGTCGGCCAACAAACCTCTTCAAAAGCTATGATGGCGTTACAGGTTGATCCGCAAAAAGCGAAAGAGTTTATTCGTATTTCTTTCGGAGAAAGCACAACTTTAACAAGTGTAGATGCTTTAGCAGAACAATTAGTAAAAATACGGAAGCAAATCCACACCACTCAATCTGCATCGAATCACAAAATAGAAAGAACTTCTATATAA